A genomic region of Phragmites australis chromosome 2, lpPhrAust1.1, whole genome shotgun sequence contains the following coding sequences:
- the LOC133908911 gene encoding early nodulin-like protein 9, giving the protein MARGRICLFLACLVAASVSSTASAFVFKAGGTAEWRVPAESSGANASAYNAWAQRNRFRVGDAIAFTYQPGNDSVLLVDKKAYEACDTGSPIDTFADGNTVFNFTRSGPFYFISGNKDNCNRNEKLIVVVMAERVAVGNDTEPPAPPAGLAPSPNGPFSPSSPPPPFGIDISPTANPPPPPNAAAPKAAGVAGTAALAIGALFYALV; this is encoded by the exons ATGGCGCGCGGGCGGATCTGCCTGTTTCTGGCGTGCCTGGTGGCGGCGTCGGTGTCGTCCACCGCGTCCGCGTTCGTGTTCAAGGCGGGCGGCACGGCCGAGTGGCGCGTGCCGGCCGAGTCCAGCGGCGCCAACGCCAGCGCGTACAACGCGTGGGCGCAGCGCAACCGCTTCCGAGTCGGTGACGCCATCG CGTTCACTTACCAACCCGGCAACGACTCGGTGCTGCTCGTCGACAAGAAGGCGTACGAAGCCTGCGACACGGGCTCGCCGATCGACACGTTCGCCGACGGCAACACCGTATTCAACTTCACCCGCTCCGGCCCGTTCTACTTCATCAGCGGCAACAAGGACAACTGCAACCGCAACGAGAAGCTGATCGTCGTGGTCATGGCTGAGCGCGTGGCTGTTGGCAACGACACggagccgcccgcgccgcccgcggGTCTGGCGCCTTCGCCCAACGGCCCCTTCTCACCGTCATCCCCACCACCGCCCTTCGGCATCGATATCTCTCCGACGGCGaacccaccgccaccgccgaaTGCCGCAGCCCCAAAGGCTGCAGGTGTTGCCGGCACGGCCGCGCTCGCCATTGGAGCGCTGTTCTACGCGCTTGTTTGA
- the LOC133908910 gene encoding uncharacterized protein LOC133908910, translated as MEIDRATSAAAAGGSSSTDAMAVDRVAGGVEKPRFDALMPSEMSGGRPQFRKVPVPQHRFAPLKRCWMEIYTPIYEHMKVDIRMNLKARRVELKTRQDTPDVSNLQKCADFVHAFMLGFDIADAVALLRLDDLYVDSFEIKDVKTLRGEHLSRAIGRLSGKGGKTKYAIENSTRTRIVIADTKIHILGSFVNIKVARDSLCSLILGSPAGKVYSKLRAVSARLAERY; from the exons ATGGAGATCGACAGGGCCACAAGCGCCGCCGCTGCGGGgggctcctcctccaccgacgCGATGGCGGTGGACCGCGTGGCGGGCGGTGTGGAGAAGCCGCGGTTCGATGCGCTGATGCCGAGCGAGATGAGCGGCGGGAGGCCCCAGTTCCGGAAGGTGCCCGTTCCGCAGCATCGCTTCGCGCCGCTCAAGCGGTGCTGGATGGAGATCTACACCCCCATCTACGAGCACATGAAGGTCGACATCCGCATGAACCTTAAG GCAAGAAGGGTGGAACTGAAAACAAGGCAAGACACACCAGACGTGAGCAACCTTCAgaaatgcgcggactttgtGCATGCTTTTATGCTTGGATTTGACATTGCTGATGCTGTTGCCTTGCTTCGTCTCGATGACCTGTATGTGGATTCCTTTGAGATCAAGGATGTGAAGACACTCCGAGGGGAGCATCTGTCACGTGCCATTGGTCGTTTATCAGGGAAAGGAGGCAAGACCAAATATGCCATTGAGAACTCTACCAGGACCCGCATAGTTATCGCTGATACAAAGATACATATACTTGGATCCTTTGTTAACATCAAAGTTGCTCGGGATTCACTTTGCAGTCTCATCTTAGGTTCTCCTGCTGGCAAAGTGTACTCTAAGCTAAGGGCTGTATCTGCTAGGTTGGCGGAAAGGTATTAA
- the LOC133908905 gene encoding disease resistance protein RPS2-like → MEFVASIVDTVFRPLKDYFARTYGYVMSCGEYIDELGHRMNELKSKRDDVKRMVDAAERQGMEATSQVKWWLECVAALEDAAVRIDEEYRARLQLPPDQAPGVKATYHLSKKADETLAEAASLKEKGDFHKVADELVQVRFEEMPSAPIVGRDALLLELHAFVRDGDVGIVGIYGMAGVGKTALLNKFNNEFLVNSCDINVAIYIEVGKEVNLDDIQRIIGDRLGVSWENKTPRERAGVLYRVLSKMNFVLLLDDVWEPLNFRMLGIPVPKQNSKSKIVLTTRIEDVCDRMDVRRKLKMECLPWEPAWELFREKVGEHLMSSSPEIRHLAQALAMKCGGLPLALITVGRAMASKRTAKEWKHAITVVKIAPWQLLGMELDVLEPLKKSYDNLPSDKLRLCLLYCSLFPEEFSISKDWIIGYCIGEGFIDDLYTEMDEIYNKGHDLLGDLKIASLLEKGEDEDHIKMHPMARAMALWIASEFGTKETKWLVRAGVRLKEAPGAEKWNDAERISFMRNNILELYERPNCPLLKTLILQGNPGLDKICDGFFQFMPSLRVLDLSYTSISELPSGIGSLVELQYLDLYNTNIRSLPRELGSLVTLRFLLLSNMPLEMIPGGVICSLTMLQVLYMDLSYGDWKVGASGNGVDFQELESLRRLKALDITIQSPEALERLSRSHRVAGSTRNLLIKTCSSLTKIQLPSGNLWKNMTGLKRVWIASCSNLAEVIIDGSKETDRINALPQAILQGRADLVDDEQPILPSLHNVILQGLQKVKIIYKGGCVQNLASLFIWYCHGLEELITLSDEEQEVTASSGEQTAGTFRVITPFPNLKELYLHGLAKFRRLSSSTCTLRFPSLESLKIVECPNLKKLKLSAGGLNVIQCTREWWDGLEWDDEEVKASYEPLFCPMR, encoded by the coding sequence ATGGAGTTCGTGGCGTCCATCGTGGACACGGTGTTCCGGCCGCTCAAGGACTACTTCGCGCGGACCTACGGGTACGTCATGTCCTGCGGCGAGTACATCGACGAGCTGGGTCACCGGATGAACGAGCTCAAGAGCAAGCGCGACGACGTCAAGCGCATGGTGGACGCCGCGGAGCGCCAGGGCATGGAGGCCACCAGCCAGGTCAAGTGGTGGCTCGAGTGCGTCGCCGCGCTCGAGGACGCCGCCGTGCGGATCGACGAGGAGTACAGGGCGCGCCTCCAGCTGCCTCCCGACCAGGCTCCCGGCGTCAAGGCCACCTACCACCTAAGCAAGAAGGCCGACGAGACGCTCGCCGAGGCCGCCAGCCTCAAGGAGAAGGGCGACTTCCACAAGGTCGCCGACGAGCTCGTGCAGGTCCGCTTCGAGGAGATGCCTAGCGCGCCCATCGTCGGCAGGGATGCGCTACTCCTGGAGCTCCACGCATTTGTCCGGGACGGCGACGTGGGCATCGTCGGCATCTACGGCATGGCCGGGGTCGGCAAGACCGCGCTGCTCAACAAGTTCAACAACGAGTTCCTCGTCAACTCTTGTGACATCAATGTCGCCATCTACATCGAGGTCGGCAAGGAGGTCAATCTTGATGACATTCAGAGGATCATCGGCGATCGGCTCGGCGTGTCGTGGGAGAACAAGACGCCCAGGGAGCGCGCCGGGGTGCTCTACAGGGTGCTCAGCAAGATGAACTTTGTGCTGCTGCTGGACGACGTCTGGGAGCCACTCAATTTCCGGATGCTCGGCATCCCGGTGCCAAAGCAGAACTCTAAGAGCAAGATCGTCTTGACGACGAGGATCGAGGACGTGTGCGACCGCATGGACGTCCGCCGCAAGCTCAAGATGGAGTGTCTGCCATGGGAGCCTGCGTGGGAGCTCTTCCGTGAGAAGGTTGGCGAGCACCTCATGAGTTCTAGCCCGGAGATTCGGCACCTGGCTCAGGCGCTAGCGATGAAGTGCGGCGGGCTGCCCCTTGCTCTCATCACTGTTGGTCGGGCGATGGCCAGCAAGCGCACCGCAAAAGAGTGGAAGCACGCCATCACTGTGGTAAAGATTGCCCCATGGCAGCTTCTTGGCATGGAGCTTGACGTTCTTGAGCCTCTCAAAAAGAGTTATGATAACTTGCCCAGTGACAAGCTAAGGCTCTGCCTACTGTATTGCTCGCTGTTCCCAGAGGAGTTCTCCATTTCCAAGGATTGGATCATAGGCTACTGCATTGGTGAAGGTTTCATAGATGACTTGTACACCGAGATGGATGAGATATACAACAAGGGGCATGACCTTCTCGGTGATCTCAAGATTGCCTCTTTGCTGGAgaaaggcgaagatgaggatcATATCAAAATGCATCCCATGGCCCGCGCCATGGCTCTATGGATAGCATCAGAGTTTGGCACGAAAGAGACCAAATGGCTTGTCCGTGCCGGAGTTCGGCTTAAGGAAGCACCAGGTGCAGAGAAGTGGAATGATGCTGAGCGGATTTCGTTCATGCGGAACAACATTCTTGAGCTGTATGAGAGGCCTAATTGCCCTTTGTTGAAGACCTTAATACTACAAGGCAATCCTGGATTGGACAAGATATGTGACGGCTTCTTCCAATTCATGCCATCTCTCAGAGTGTTAGATCTGTCCTATACTTCTATCAGCGAATTACCATCAGGGATCGGTTCATTGGTTGAGTTGCAGTACCTGGATTTGTATAACACAAACATCAGGTCACTGCCAAGGGAGCTAGGATCTCTGGTGACTCTGCGATTCTTGCTTCTCTCAAATATGCCATTGGAAATGATACCAGGTGGTGTTATATGCAGCCTAACAATGCTGCAAGTCTTGTACATGGATCTCAGCTATGGAGATTGGAAGGTTGGTGCAAGTGGAAATGGTGTTGATTTTCAGGAGCTTGAGAGCCTGCGTAGGCTCAAGGCACTAGACATCACAATACAATCTCCTGAGGCCCTGGAGAGGTTGTCAAGGTCACATCGTGTCGCTGGTTCCACAAGAAATCTACTGATAAAGACATGTTCCAGCCTGACAAAGATACAGCTTCCTTCAGGAAACCTCTGGAAGAATATGACTGGCCTGAAGAGAGTGTGGATTGCGAGCTGCAGCAATTTAGCGGAAGTAATAATCGACGGCAGCAAAGAAACTGATCGCATCAATGCACTTCCTCAGGCCATCCTTCAAGGCCGCGCTGACCTTGTTGATGACGAGCAGCCAATCCTTCCAAGCTTGCACAATGTCATCCTTCAGGGGCTTCAGAAGGTAAAGATCATCTACAAAGGCGGATGTGTCCAGAATCTAGCATCGTTGTTCATCTGGTATTGCCATGGGCTGGAAGAGCTAATTACTCTCAGTGATGAAGAGCAAGAAGTGACGGCAAGCAGTGGTGAACAAACTGCAGGAACATTTAGAGTCATCACACCCTTCCCTAACCTCAAGGAACTGTATCTCCATGGCTTGGCAAAGTTTAGGAGGTTGAGCAGTAGTACATGTACTCTGCGGTTTCCGTCATTGGAGAGCTTGAAGATTGTTGAGTGCCCGAATCTGAAGAAGCTGAAACTTTCTGCTGGAGGGCTGAATGTGATCCAATGCACAAGAGAATGGTGGGATGGGCTTGAGTGGGACGATGAGGAAGTCAAAGCGTCTTACGAGCCACTGTTCTGTCCAATGCGCTGA
- the LOC133908907 gene encoding pentatricopeptide repeat-containing protein At1g69290-like — MRALRLRRRLPLPLTTRPFSSSESNEIPTVYSFLQPSIFAPRPKPQPPPPPPPAHDPAPGKTLPVADAAALESDLLTAVADDCSDDAWLAFKSLAAASQSPSPPAAAALVSHLAAAQHRLGLKRAFAAAVFLLEKSPHAAPVPEAALGALFSALAAADSAAPALALARAMLRCRRRLPAFSAWGHPLIELTRADAGAFAAFLKVFDEACKLVVEEKSPAEAAAMRPDLAACNDVLAGCCRRLGSVADAERVLKTMSVVGASPDVQSFACLAFLYAWRGVPSRIDELDKLFDALGFSKKGFFKNLVSGYLKPGSFESASSVILRALKERRVGDGNALDQESYTEVAQYFVDQGRIKELAQLIIQAQEIELTQQSLSVEDSVGYGIVNACVELGLLNRAHSILDEMTAQGASVGLGVYSSILKAYCKERKTAEAAQLVAEISAAGLQLDANSYDALIDASMTAHDFQSAFALFKEMREARLPELRTSYLTIMTGLTENNRPGLMASFLDSVVDDPRIEIATHDWNSIIHAFCKVGRLEDARRTYRRMVFLRFEPNSQTYLSLINGYVSAEKYFSVLILWTEVKRKGAEFNHELVDAFLYALVKGGFFDMAMQVIEKARECKIFVDKWRHKQAFMETHKKLKVSKLRKRNFRKMEALIAFKNWAGLNT; from the coding sequence ATGCGCGCTCTCCGCCTCCGGCGCCGGCTGCCTCTGCCCCTGACCACGAggcccttctcctcctccgagtCCAACGAGATCCCCACCGTCTACTCCTTCCTCCAGCCGTCCATCTTCGCGCCGCGCCCCAAGCCccaaccgccgccgcccccaCCCCCGGCCCATGACCCCGCCCCCGGAAAGACGCTGCCCGTCGCCGACGCCGCCGCTCTCGAGTCCGACCTCCTCACCGCCGTCGCCGATGACTGCTCGGATGACGCGTGGCTCGCATTCAAGTCCCTGGCCGCGGCCTCCCAGTCGCCCTCGCCCCCCGCCGCTGCCGCGCTCGTCTCCCACCTCGCAGCGGCCCAGCACCGGCTAGGCCTCAAGCGCGCCTTCGCCGCGGCCGTCTTCCTGCTGGAGAAGAGCCCCCACGCGGCGCCCGTCCCGGAGGCCGCTCTCGGGGCCCTCTTCTCCGCGCTCGCCGCGGCGGACTCCGCCGCCCCGGCGCTGGCGCTCGCTCGCGCGATGCTCCGCTGCAGGCGCCGCCTCCCGGCGTTCTCGGCCTGGGGACACCCTCTTATAGAGCTCACCCGCGCCGACGCAGGAGCTTTTGCGGCCTTCCTGAAGGTGTTCGACGAAGCCTGCAAGCTCGTGGTGGAGGAGAAGTCCCCTGCTGAGGCAGCGGCCATGCGCCCTGACCTTGCTGCCTGCAATGATGTTCTTGCTGGTTGCTGCCGGAGGCTCGGTTCGGTGGCAGATGCTGAGAGGGTCCTGAAGACTATGTCGGTCGTTGGGGCCTCGCCAGATGTACAGAGCTTTGCATGCCTCGCCTTCTTGTATGCTTGGAGAGGCGTTCCTAGCAGGATTGATGAGCTCgataaattgtttgatgctCTGGGCTTCAGCAAGAAGGGATTTTTCAAGAATTTGGTCAGTGGGTACTTGAAACCCGGCAGCTTCGAGTCAGCTTCATCTGTCATTCTCCGTGCATTGAAGGAGAGAAGAGTTGGGGATGGCAATGCACTCGATCAGGAAAGCTATACGGAGGTTGCACAATACTTTGTTGATCAGGGGAGGATTAAGGAACTAGCTCAGTTGATCATCCAAGCACAGGAGATTGAGCTCACTCAGCAATCTCTGTCAGTTGAGGATTCTGTTGGGTATGGGATTGTCAATGCTTGTGTTGAGCTTGGCCTATTGAACAGAGCTCATAGCATACTCGATGAAATGACTGCTCAAGGAGCCTCCGTGGGGCTTGGTGTGTACTCATCAATCTTGAAAGCGTATTGCAAGGAACGGAAGACTGCAGAGGCTGCACAGCTCGTGGCAGAGATTAGTGCAGCAGGGCTACAGCTTGATGCCAACAGTTATGATGCTCTTATTGATGCGTCGATGACAGCTCATGATTTCCAGTCTGCATTTGCTCTTTTCAAGGAGATGAGGGAGGCAAGGCTACCAGAACTTAGGACAAGTTATCTTACTATAATGACAGGCTTGACAGAGAATAATCGGCCTGGCCTCATGGCTTCATTCTTGGATTCAGTGGTTGATGACCCGAGGATAGAGATTGCTACACATGATTGGAACTCAATAATTCATGCTTTCTGCAAGGTCGGGAGGTTAGAGGATGCTAGAAGGACATACCGAAGGATGGTATTCCTGAGATTTGAACCAAATAGTCAGACATACCTTTCACTTATCAATGGGTATGTCTCAGCTGAGAAGTACTTCAGTGTGCTCATACTATGGACAGAAGTGAAGAGGAAGGGGGCTGAATTCAACCACGAGTTGGTCGATGCTTTTCTGTATGCTTTGGTGAAGGGAGGGTTCTTTGATATGGCAATGCAGGTGATTGAGAAGGCACGAGAATGCAAAATATTTGTTGATAAATGGAGGCACAAGCAAGCATTCATGGAAACCCACAAGAAACTGAAAGTGTCAAAGCTAAGAAAGCGCAACTTCAGGAAAATGGAAGCCCTGATAGCTTTCAAGAATTGGGCTGGTCTCAATACATAA
- the LOC133907130 gene encoding homeobox-leucine zipper protein TF1-like, whose translation MGTFILKNDTSEKSSSNQPEELHATNGAGALRINEVSSSIPINNKTSRGESPSDDQDSPQAKKKCIHRLTTQQSQILEGFFSICAHPDENQRKQLSETTGLRKHQVKFWFQNKRTHVKHLSGKEENFRLKVENEILRDENNRLKQAQRNTFCPSCTNEPGQVKIFTELERLKAQNVWLQQGIQIAPLNTEIHMNSPTRVFQLESSSENDFIIQDDAREFAKIAKSSVHEFAILADSNGPLWLSVPGGSFETLNKMAYAQTFPGQINASAIELKTEATRASAVVMLDSKTIVGFLMDAESYGTFFPGIMAGATTTKVYNWPADRKAGYDGAMQLLSVELMFPSPLVSARKCTFLRYCKKLEEGAMAIVDVSLDDGEGTFFKCRKMPSGVLIQPIRQNSCKVTAIEHVRVDASGIHELFQPCMSGLLFGARRWVMSMARQCARIRDVFHVTNCSLNGNSNGRNIIMKLADNLLANYAGSVAAVSADAWTVQCGDGTEEDIKIVYRKNNDGTNTAIVCASASFLVPVPMRRAFEVLKNNLLRVKWDVLVNGGSVKEEVRVANGVGSEDAVSILHVKHGSGAKKEITMILQNCCYDVSGSFMVYSSLDRQLMDMIVSPGGDQAMTNITLFPVGFSLVPLADATQAGSAIGEAGGTVVTAGFQILMKMARGTGLYPCSVSSAIKIMSDQIESIKDTLLSNHPVFYRRIPSTI comes from the exons ATGGGCACGTTCATTCTTAAG AATGACACATCCGAAAAGAGCTCAAGCAATCAGCCCGAAGAATTACATGCAACAAATGGTGCTGGTGCCTTGAGAATCAATGAGGTTTCCTCGAGCATTCCGATCAACAACAAGACTAGTCGTGGTGAGAGCCCCAGTGATGACCAGGACAGTCCACAGGCAAAGAAAAAGTGTATACATAGGCTCACCACCCAGCAGTCACAAATACTTGAGGG CTTCTTCAGCATCTGTGCACACCCTGATGAAAATCAAAGGAAGCAGCTGAGTGAGACGACGGGCCTTAGGAAGCATCAAGTGAAGTTTTGGTTCCAGAACAAGAGAACACATGTGAAG CATCTGAGTGGAAAAGAAGAGAACTTCAGGTTGAAAGTGGAGAACGAAATTCTGAGGGATGAAAACAATAGGCTCAAGCAGGCACAGAGGAATACTTTCTGTCCCAGCTGCACTAACGAACCAGGACAGGTCAAGATCTTCACAGAGTTGGAAAGGTTGAAAGCGCAAAATGTGTGGCTGCAGCAAGGGATACAG ATTGCACCTCTGAACACTGAAATACATATGAATTCACCTACCCGTGTTTTCCAACTTGAGTCCTCTTCAGAAAATGACTTTATAATCCAAGATGACGCACGAGAATTTGCAAAAATAGCCAAGAGCTCAGTGCATGAGTTTGCTATTTTGGCCGACTCCAACGGCCCTCTGTGGCTGTCTGTCCCCGGTGGCTCGTTCGAAACACTGAACAAGATGGCCTATGCCCAAACATTTCCTGGGCAGATTAATGCAAGTGCCATTGAATTGAAGACAGAGGCTACCCGTGCCAGCGCTGTGGTCATGTTGGACTCCAAAACTATTGTGGGTTTTCTGATGGATGCT GAGAGCTATGGGACTTTCTTCCCTGGAATCATGGCCGGTGCAACGACCACCAAGGTTTACAACTGGCCTGCAGATCGCAAAGCGGGCTACGATGGGGCTATGCAGCTG CTGTCTGTTGAGCTGATGTTCCCGTCGCCCCTGGTATCGGCAAGGAAATGCACGTTCTTGCGCTACTGCAAGAAGCTGGAAGAGGGAGCCATGGCCATCGTCGACGTGTCTTTGGACGACGGTGAAGGCACCTTCTTCAAGTGCCGCAAGATGCCATCAGGGGTACTTATTCAGCCCATAAGGCAGAACAGCTGCAAG GTGACCGCCATCGAGCACGTTCGAGTAGATGCCAGTGGTATTCATGAGCTCTTTCAGCCATGCATGAGTGGTCTCCTCTTCGGGGCCAGGCGCTGGGTGATGAGCATGGCGCGGCAATGCGCGCGAATCAGAGACGTGTTCCATGTCACCAACTGTTCCCTGAACGGTAATAGCAAC GGGAGGAATATCATAATGAAGCTGGCAGACAACCTGCTCGCCAACTACGCCGGCAGCGTCGCCGCCGTCTCTGCTGACGCCTGGACCGTCCAGTGCGGCGACGGCACGGAGGAAGACATCAAGATCGTGTACAGGAAGAACAACGATGGCACAAACACCGCGATCGTGTGCGCGAGCGCGTCCTTCCTGGTGCCGGTGCCCATGAGGAGAGCGTTCGAAGTGCTCAAAAACAACTTGCTGCGTGTCAAG TGGGATGTCCTGGTGAACGGGGGCAGCGTGAAGGAGGAAGTTCGTGTCGCCAATGGCGTCGGAAGCGAAGATGCTGTCTCCATTCTGCATGTCAAG CACGGCAGCGGGGCAAAGAAGGAGATCACGATGATCCTCCAGAACTGCTGCTACGACGTGTCCGGATCGTTCATGGTCTACTCCTCTCTAGACAGACAGCTGATGGACATGATCGTGAGCCCGGGAGGCGACCAGGCGATGACCAACATCACCCTCTTCCCCGTCGGCTTCTCCCTTGTTCCCCTCGCTGATGCAACGCAGGCTGGCTCCGCCATTGGAGAGGCCGGGGGAACTGTGGTGACTGCAGGGTTCCAGATTCTGATGAAGATGGCCCGTGGGACTGGCCTGTACCCTTGTTCCGTGTCATCGGCGATCAAGATCATGTCGGACCAGATTGAGTCTATCAAAGATACCCTGCTGAGCAACCACCCCGTCTTCTATAGGAGGATCCCGTCTACTATCTAG
- the LOC133907137 gene encoding uncharacterized protein LOC133907137 encodes MSSLMLSLFVLLASSSSAVLAALDDDEHGLKSIHLCVHETFAGANATAASGVASPFGANSSFRSVGVVELRVGRNRSSQLLGRYQAIIFGTSRQMGAGYLTSIALVFTAGEYGGSTLSVQGPVPGTLFMLMHRGKYSLRC; translated from the coding sequence ATGTCCTCGCTGATGCTTTCGCTCTTCGTCCTCCTGGCCTCGTCGTCCTCCGCTGTTCTTGCGGCCCTCGACGATGATGAACACGGCCTGAAGAGCATCCACCTCTGCGTCCACGAGACGTTCGCTGGCGCGAATGCCACGGCCGCGTCCGGGGTGGCGTCCCCGTTCGGCGCCAACTCGTCGTTCAGGAGCGTGGGCGTGGTCGAGCTGCGCGTCGGCCGGAACCGGTCGTCCCAGCTCCTCGGCCGCTACCAGGCGATCATCTTCGGCACGAGCCGACAGATGGGTGCGGGCTACCTGACATCCATCGCGCTCGTGTTCACCGCGGGCGAGTATGGCGGGAGCACGCTGTCCGTGCAGGGCCCCGTGCCGGGCACGCTGTTCATGCTCATGCATCGTGGCAAGTACAGCTTGCGTTGCTAA